Genomic window (Bdellovibrionales bacterium):
TTGGTGCCGAAGAAGAAACCACCAATCGAGGAACGTCCCGGGAGCCAAGAAGTCGGAAAGCAGCCGAGGTTCTCTGAAGCATCGGCGATGAACTGCCCGGCTGTTATGTGGCTAAGATCTCGATAGACAATCTGATTTGCCTTGCCGGTGGTGTTTGTCACAAAGAGGTTTTCGATTTCGCTCATTTGCTCATCGCTGAGTTGTGCGCAGTAAGTGCGACTGCCCTCTAAGGCGCGTTCGGTGTTGATGGTCTCAAGGCGGTCATTCACTTTTTGCACGTAGTGCGCGATGAATTCCGCCGTCGACATTGTTGTCGCTGCATTTGCTTGTAACCCAAAAATTAAGAAAAACCCCACTAAGAACGTCTTCATGACCTCTCCCCAGTAGCCAGAATAACTACAAAGTTCGCGCCAGAGGTCATAGCGAATATAGACGAGCTTAGAAAAAGCTCGTGAGAAAAATTACAAAAAGGTGTCGAAAATTAGAACAACGGGCTCATTTTATAAACGCCCGAACCCCACTCTTGATTGCCCACGGCTGAGTTCATGATGGTGTAGAACACGATCTCATTACGCTCGTTGATACGAACATTTCCGCCAAAACCCGGGAAGGTCGGGTTTGCAAGAATGCGCCCCATGCCCATGTCTGTTGGGATTTGATCGCCTTCACCAATCACGCGGCGAATCTCGTGGCCATCGGCTAAATAGATTCCACGGAGGCCTTTTGAGTTTTTCGCGCGAAAGATGGCAATGCCTTGGCTATTGACTTGAGGAGCAAATAGTTCGATCTCTGAAACGCCATCCTGACCTTCAGTTGCGTAGCGAGTTTGAACTCCCTGATCGTCAATCACCAAAGTTTTCGAGCCGTCTTTAAGAATTCCGACAAAAGCGACAAGGCCATTTTCTGAAAGAGAAACCGAGTTGGCAAATCCTGCAAAAGGAGATTGTGGATCACTTTTTTGATCGCGAGCCACTATGCGATGAGTGCCGTCCGCATTGAGTAAAAGAATTTGATCCGGGAAAGTATTGTCCCAATCCATTTTGCCACCGAGGCGAATTTTGCTGGCCATCTGCTGGCGGTTATTGACCATCGGGCCAAAAAGGTAAGAGGCCTTGAAGCCCAAAGTATCATCGCCTTCAGAGAATATCATATTCAGAGATTTGTCGAAGCTATAAAAACTGTGATCCTGCCCCATGTGGGTGCCTCGGAAAAAGATTTCGCCACTTTTAAGAACTTGCAAATAACTATGAGCAATCAAATCTGTACCCTGGTTCGGAAGGACATTGGCGACCGAATCCGATTTCATATCGTAGACAAAGATCCCGTCGCTGGAAGCTTCTTCAAAAACCGATACGGCAATCAGACCGCTGTCGTTCATCGCAGGTTCCGTCATGACTTTACCTTCAGGCGCACGAAATACAACTTTACCATTGATCCACAAAGCCTGGGTGTTTTCACCCTCGACCGCCATCAGCTTAAAGCTGACATCGCCATTGTTATTAATGTTCGGAGAAGTGCTATTGAGAAAAGACATTGGCGGCAAGTTGTAGGAATCAGGACCATTTGCCCGCGCCATGAGTTCCGGGGCTTTGTAGTCAGGAATCACCGCAAAGGATGTGGATGAAATCGCGAAAGAGATTGCAAAAGAGGAAAATCCGAGCAGAAGAGATTTTGTCATTCGTTGGTTCCTTTGTATGTAATGCTACAATGGCGCACTGATTTTTAAATTTCAACATCTCTTGCTTTTATTCTCAATGTGTTTTCGTTTTCGATGAGCTTTTCTTCACTTTACTCTGATCCTTACGGGACCTTAGGATTTTTAGACAGTCCAGAGGGGGTCGTCATGGCAGACAGAAAGTGCTATTTGGTAGGAAGTGGCATCGCATCCCTGGCGAGTGCGGCCTATTTAATTCGCGAAGGAAATCTCTCCGGTGAGAATATTATCATCATCGAAGAGGGTACGATGACAGGTGGTAGTCTCGATGCCAGCGGCGATGCCGAGAAGGGCTATGTCATGCGGGGCGGCCGCATGCTGAATTTTTCTTATCTCTGCACCTATGATCTTCTATCATTTATTCCCTCGCTGAATGATCAGACCAAAACGGTCATGGATGAGATTCACGACTTTAACCAGAAGATTAAAACGAACTCTCACTGCCGGCTTGTCCATCACGGGGAAAAAATTGATTCAACCGCCATGGGTTTTAGCTACAAAGACCGCTTCGATATTCTTGAAGTCATGATGAAATCCGAAGAGAGTCTTGGTGGTCGCAGTATTGAGGACTGCTTTCAGGGGGCCTTCTTTGAAACCAACTTCTGGTACATGTGGGCGACGATGTTTGCCTTTCAGCCGTGGCACAGTGTTGTTGAGTTTAAGCGCTACCTCCATCGGTTCATTCATGAATTTCCACGTATCAACACGCTCGAAGGTGTCGATCGCACTCCTTACAATCAGTACGACTCGATCGTCTTGCCTTTGCTCAAGTGGCTGAAGCGCGAAGGTGTGCACTTTATGATGGAAACCGAAGTGACCGATCTTGAGTTTACGGATCTCGGTACGAAAAAGGCCGTTTCAAAAATTTTCTATCGACGGAACGAAGATCAAAACCATATTCCGATAGAGTCCGAGGACTTGGTTTTTGTCACGAATGGCTCGATGACCGCGTCCTCGAGTCTTGGTTCGATGAAAACGGTTCCACTCATGAAGTCCAAGCGAGAAGGCGGGGATTGGGCGCTCTGGGAAAGATTGGCTTTTAACCGGCCCGAGTTCGGGCGACCCTCGGTTTTTTCAGGCCGGGTGGATGAATCTAAATGGGTTTCGTTCACTGTCACTTCAAAGGGACATCAGTTTTTTGATTTGATGGAGAAATTCACGGGGAATGAAGCGGGAACAGGGGGACTTGTCACCTTTACGGACTCAAACTGGCTTATGTCGATCGTTCTTGCTCATCAACCTCACTTTTTAAATCAGCCAAAGGATGTGACCGTTTTCTGGGGTTATGGCCTTTTTGTTGATCAGCCAGGCAATTTTGTGAAGAAGAAAATGTCGGAGTGTAACGGTGAAGAAATTCTCACGGAGCTTTGCTCGCATTTGAATTTCATAGAAGAAATGCCTGAGATTATTGCCCAGGCCAACTGCATTCCCTGTATGATGCCGTTTATCACAAGTCAGTTTTTAACTCGTGATAAGGGCGATCGCCCGGAAGTCGTGCCGCCGGGTTATGTGAATCTCGCCTTTATCGGCCAGTACTGCGAGATTCCTGAAGACGTGGTGTTTACCGTGGAGTATTCCGTGCGGTCAGCGCAGACGGCGGTCTTTAGTCTTCTGCAGCTTGAATGCGAGCCGGTGCCGGTCTACGACGGAGCTCGGGATTTTCATGTGTTGTTTGAATCAATGAAGACAATGTTTAAAGAAACCGAAGAGCGAACCCGAGAAGAGCGGCCGCCACTTTGAGGGCTATTTCTTTTTCGGTGCTGGAGGAGCTTTTTTGCCAGCCCCAACGCGAAGACCATCTTCGTCGATGCTGACAAGGCGCTGCTTGTACAGCCCACCGAGAGCGATCTTGTACTTCTTTTTGCTGACGCCAAAAAGGTCATAGATTTTTTCAGGCGGCGTTTTTTCTGTGAGAGCCAAGAAGCCGTTATTTTTTTCTAGGAGTTCGAGAATTTTTGGTCCGACGTCCTCAGCTCCTTGGTGTCCGGTTTTTTGTAAACCGAGATCAATCTTACCGTCTTCTGCGCGGATGTGACGAATGAAGCCACGGATTTTTTGACCGATCTTCAAAGGCTGAAAAACCTCATTGTGATAGAGCATGCCCTGATGTGTGCCATTGATGATCGCCTTAAAACCCAGATCCGTACGGTTATAGATCATCAAATCAACACTTTGACCCGCTTCAAAATCCGCGGGCTCTTTCGATAAATAGCGCTCGACACGCATCGAAGAGGAAATGCGGTCGGTGTTATCAAGATAAAGGTAAACAACCACTTGATCGCCCGGGTGAATGTTGTGTGTTTGCTCTGAAAACGGCAAAAAGAGATCTTTATCAAGTCCCCACGCAAGGAACGCGCCTACTTTCGTGGCAGCCACCACCGTCAGGTAAGCAAATTCACCCACCTGAGCTTGAGGAGTTTCGGTTGTCGCCATCAAGCGGTCTTCGGAATCAAAGCAAACAAAAACTTCGAGCACGTCACCCACTTGAGCGTTCTCGGGAACGAACTTTTTCGGCAAAAGAATTTCGCCGTCTTCGCCGCCGTCCAAAAAGACGCCGAAATCAACGAGTTTAGTAACTGTAAGTTTATTGAATCTTCCGATATCGACTAGCATGGCGAAGGACCTTAACAGGGCCCCTCGGTAGGGTCAATAGAGGCAAACCTATTTCTTTCGGGCGATCACCGTAAAGACATGCCAGTGTAATATTTCATGGCTTTTGAATTCCACTACGTCAGCAGATCATTCAATTCTAGGGTGTTGCCGGGTGCTTTGCGCGAAGTTCACGCAAAGCCGTCATAAACGGATCCATTCCAGGAAACGGCGAGATCTTTCCAAGCTTCCGGCCTTGTTTGAAAAAGAAAAAGGCCGGAATGCCGTGCAAGCCAAAGCGAGTTCCTAGGTCCATGTCTTCGTAAACGTTGACGTGGAACCAGCGCAGTCCCAGCTGTTTCACGATGTCTGCATCCTGAAACAGCATTTTTTTCGCGACTTCACAATTGGGACAGTCGTGCCCCCAGAAAAATACACAGACGAGTTCTTCGGCATGTTTTTCCAGTGCCTGATCAAAATTATCCGGACGAAGTTGTTCGCACTCCAGTGCCGCGAAAAACGGGTGAGACATCTAAGCCTTCAAAGGCAAATCGCCCAAGTAGTCTTTTTTGCCGATATCAACGCCATTGTGACGAAGAATTGAGTAGGCAGTCGTCACGTGGAAATAGAAATTAGGCAGCGCATGTTGTTGGGCATATTCAGCACCTAGAAGATACTTTCCTTCCCAGCGAGGCTGGGTGATTTTTCTTTCCTCTGCGCCGTTGAAATCAGCTGCTTTAAAAGTGTTGAGATATTGAATCACGCTTTCGATTCTTGCTTTTAGTTCCGGCAGGGTTTTCTCGTTGTCTTCGTGTTTCGGTGCTTCTTTGCCTGTCAGGCGCGAAACAGAGAGTTTTGCGGTGTCGGTGGCGATCTGAATTTGGCGGATAAGGTTGAATTGATCCGGTGCTAGGCGGGAATTTAACAAAACGTCCACATCAAATTTCTTCGTTTCGGCAAGTTGGACACCTTTGTCGAGAAGGCGGTTAAGATTTTGAAGCATTTTCGCGTATTGTGGGGCTGTCAATTCGTAGAGCATAGGACCTCCGGTTGATTTAAGGCCTAAAATAGGATGCATTATTGACCCAGGCAAGGTTTATGCGCATGATGAATGCCTGAATCATTCAGAGAGGATGTCTATGAAATCAATCACAGAATTTGCAGTTTTCACATTGAATAAAGGTCTTGCCGCGAAAGCAGCATTGGCGAACCAAGGAAAGAGTCCTGAAGAAATCCAAACGAGTCTCGGTGAAACCTTCAAATTCGAAGGCGATAAGTTAAAGTATTTCATTAATGCGCTCGACGTAGCTGGCCAAAACCAGCAGGATTTGAAGCGTGTTTTTGTTATTTCTCTCGGTGAAGGGGAGTCTGCTCCGGCGAAAGCTGTTCAAGTTGAAGAGCACCACTATGTTCCTGAATTTTTAAACACAGCTAAGCCAGTGGCAGCTGCAACGGATGCTAAAGGCGGCCGTGGCGGAGGCAAAGGTGGACGCGGTGGTGGCCGTGGTGAGAAAAAAGGTGGATCTCCATGGGGTATGACTCCAGAAGAGAAAGCGGCGAAGGGAAAAGGCGCTCCCAAGGCCTAGTTTTAAATAAGAGGATTGTTCGAAAAAGCCGAGGAGAAGTCCTCGGCTTTTTTGTTATCTACTCACATTGGTGCTGTGATGCAGACAGAGTTAATCATGAAAAAGTACTCACAATTTACAAGAGATGTTTGAGTCGAACGCCGGACTTTGATACGGTAAAACAACACCATTGGTGTTGCGACTGCCGTCAATTTAGAATTTCGAATGTGGGTTCATTGGATCGAAAGTACGACGTCTTACTGACGAATATTGCAGCTAATATCAAGCGTCTGCGCAAAGATAAAGGTCTCTCTCAGAGAGAGATGGAGGCCTTCGGCTTTGATCTGCGCAACTACCAAAGACTAGAGTCCGGCAGTCACTCTCCAAGTCTCTATACACTCTATAAACTGGGCGAGGCCTTCTGCGTGGATCTCCACGAGTTCTTCAAATAATTGTTCGAAACAGCTTAAGTTCAAAAAGTCCGAGCCGATAATTTAGCATCTTACATACGGTATAACTTCACCACCATATCGAATGATGCATTGGGGACTCAGCAATGATGTTCAACATGTTGTCCTTGAGCACTGTCTTGGTTTGGAGGTAGGGTCCGTCGCAAGACGGGCCCTTTTTTATACTTCCGCTGGCGGCGTTGTCGGAGGAGTCGGTTTCCAAAGAGCATTAATGGAAATCTCTGTAGGGACCAACTTTTTGAAAAGATTTTTTAGATCTGCTTCTGAGAGAGTTTCTTTCTCTAGCAGCTGCTGCGCGCCTTCTTCAAGCACCGCCCGGTTTTGTTGCAAAATCTTTTCTGTAATTTTCTTTGCGACTTCAATGACATTTTTAATTTCAAGATCGATCAAATGGGCGGTGTCTTCACTGTAATGACGGATCTCATGGCCCTGTAGAGGACTTTCGAGAAACGGACTCAGTTGCTGCTCATAGACCACCATGCCTACGGTGGGACTCATCCCATACTTCGTCACCAGAGCTTCAGCGATATTTGTGACCTTTACGAGATCATCGGCGGCCCCAGTTGAGAACTCGTTGAACACCAAAAGCTCGGCACCTCGGCCACCGAGCAGAACGGCCATTTTATGAATCAATTCGTCACGCGTGACGATGTAGCGGTCTTCAGTGGGGCGCTGGATGGTATAGCCAAGGGCTCCGATTCCGCGCGGGATGATTGAGACTTTTTGCGGACGATCGCAGCCAGGCAGAGCCCCTGCGACAATGGCGTGGCCCATTTCGTGGTACGCCACGGTTTTTCTTTCTTTGGGGTTTAGAATGCGGCTTTTCTTTTCAAGCCCCGCAACGATTCTTTCAATCGCTAAAATGAAATCATTTTTGTCGACAATGGCCGAATTTCTCCGAGTCGCAACGAGTGCCGCCTCATTCACAAGATTAGCAAGGTCCGCACCGGTGAAACCCGATGTCAGGGCGGCGATATGGTCCACTTCCAGGTTGGGCTCATATTTAATGTTTTTAAGGTGAACCCGCAAAATGGCTTCGCGGCCTTTTTTATCGGGGCGATCGACAAGCACTTGTTTGTCAAAACGTCCTGAGCGCAGCAGTGCGGGATCTAAAATCTCGGGCCGATTGGTGGCAGCGAGCAGGATAATGCCTGATTGCGTGTCAAAGCCATCAAGTTCTGCGAGCAGTTGATTGAGAGTCTGCTCTTTTTCGTCATGGCCTCCGCCCATAATTTGCGTTGCACGAACCTTGCCGAGAGCATCCAGTTCGTCAATAAAGATAATGCACGGGGCTTTCTCGCGGGCTTTTTCAAACAGATCACGCACTCGGGCTGCGCCGACGCCGACAAAGAGCTCCACGAATTCTGAGCCGCTAATAGAGAAAAAGGGGACCCGCGCCTCACCAGCGACCGCTTTGGCTAACAGGGTTTTACCGGTTCCCGGTGGGCCGACAAGCAGAATCCCTTTCGGCATGCGCGCGCCCAAGCGACTGTAGTGATCTGGATTTTTTAAAAACTCCACCACTTCTCGAAGTTCATCTTTGGCTTCATCAACGCCGGCCACATCGGCGAAAGTGGTTTTCACATCGGTTTCGACATAGAGTTTTGCCCGGCTTTTCCCAACAGCCATCAGTCCGCCGCCAATACCCCCGCGTGCGGCCATCATTCGGCCTATGAAAATCCAGGCGCCAATAAATATCAAGGCGGGAATTGTCCAAGAAAGCAGATCGCGCAAAAATCCGCTTTCAACGACGCGCAGATAGGTGACTCCACTGTCGTCGAGTTCCTTAGCGAGATCTTCATTCACGCGAGCTGTGTAGAACTCCGTCTTTTTATCGGGGCGGGGGTTTTTAAATTGTCCTCGGATGTATTGTTCGCTGATATTGAGATTATCAACTTCTTTGGTTTTCAGCAAAGTTTGAAATTCGCTGTACGGAATTTCCACCATTTGTCGGGATTGCAACCAGACAGTTTGCAGCCAAAACGTCATGACGATCGCAAAAGACAATAAGAGCCAAGCGTAGTTCTTTTTCGGCGGCACTGGAGACCTCCTAAAGATTGGCGAGTACGGATATTTAAACATCAAATGCTAGGTCGGGCGAGTGACGATTTATTCTTGAACTGAGGGCAAAACATCAATGAGTCAGTGGCACGATAAGGAAATTTAAAAAATCGAAAGGAGTTTTTCTATGCAATTTGCAAAATTATTTTTACTGTCTTTAGTTGCGGTTTCATTTCTTGGCCTTGGTGGCGCGCAAGCTCGTCCCGCAGAGGAAAAAACCATAGTTCTTGTTCACGGGGCTTTCGCGGATGGCTCTTCTTGGCAGAAGGTCATTCCACTTTTAAAAGCCAAAGGCTACAAAGTCATCGCTGTGCAAAATCCGTTGAGTTCCCTCGACGATGACGTGAAAGTGACTAAAAGAATCGTTAATAATCAGCAGGGTCCTGTGATTCTGGTGGGGCACTCTTGGGGTGGAATGGTTATTTCCGAGTTAGGGAGTAATCCAAAAGTGGCGGCACTCGTTTATGTCGCGGCCTTTGCTCCGGCGGAAGGAGATTCAGTGGCCAGTCTTTTGGCGTCGGCAAAGGTTCCTGCTCCGGGGCTTACAGAAGTTGTTGCCGATAATGAGGGCTATCTTTCAATGAGTGAAAAAGGAGTTCGTGAACACTTCGCGCCAGATTTAACTCCAGCAGAACAAGATATCGTCTACGCCGTTCAAGGACCGATTTTTGGCAATGCCTTTGGCACTAAAACATCTGTTGCAACCTGGAGAAGCGTTCCTTCGTGGTATATCATTGCCGATCAGGATCATATGATTCCACCGGATGTGCAGAATACCATGAGTCAGAGAGTGGGCTCTAAAGTCACGCATGTGGCTTCTTCCCATGTGCCGATGCTGTCAAAACCAGATGAAGTTGCAAAAGTAATTCTGGAAGCAGCTGATCAGTCCGGAAATTAGAGGCGAAAATCAGCGAAGATAAAGAGGCAGTGGATATATCCGTAGGATATATCCACTGAAGGCGGGATGGTTAGAGAGCGACCGGGAAGGAAACGCTCAGGATGTATGATTTGTCGTTGCCTTTAACGCTGTCAAAGGTGCCGGTGATAGGTCCGGCTTTTTCAACGGTGACAGAATCATATTTTGAATCTTGATATTCTAAATTTAAGCTCACAGCGGCGATGTAGATCCCGGCTCCGACACGGTAGCCTTTTGGGTTATTGAATTTAACATCGACTCCATTAATTGCTTCGGGATTTAAAGAGCCTGTTAACAGATAAGTTCCCCATACACGAATCCCCGCAAGCGGAGTTTGTACTCCCAAAGTCACACCGAGGTTTGACATGTCGGCAGTTGCCGAGCCGTTCAGGGCAGAAGATTCATAGTTGGGTCGCGCGTAACGTCCGTCAGCGGCGATAAAAAGAGAATCATATACATGAAAACCTAAGCGGAGGCCCAAGCCAAGGCCGTTGATTTTTTCAGTTGAGTCAGAAAACGGACTTGGATAAGTCACTTTCATTTCGCCGGACTGGTAAGTCAGTGCCGGCTCAACAAATAATCCACCGGGACTGGGTTCTTCGGCATTTGCGAAATGACTGAAGCAAGAAAGTGCGAAAGTGCAGATGATTAGTTTACTTGTGAAATTCATGGAAGTTCCTTTCGTTGTGTCCCTCATGTAATAAGTGTTATTGCAAGCTCGGTACCAACTTGAAATGTTGATATATTTTAGATGAGCGTGGCGTCTAACAATGAATGAGGAAAAATGCCTCATGGGCATGGGGAATTTTAGTTTTTCATGTTGAGTAAACACCAAGATTCTCTTATAAATAATCTATGCCAACAAATTTTCACGTCCCTTACGAACTCAGAATGCGTTATCTGACTCGCAAAAATGAAGAGCTTGAAATTTGCCGCGCGCAACTTGCGCAGCACGAGCTGGATGCTGTTAAAACATTGGCCCATCAAATGCGTGGAAATGCCGTGAGTTTTAATTTTCCTTTGTTGGAACAGCTCGGAATTCTTTTAGAAAAATGCATTGAGTGTGAAGATATTGAGGGAGCAAAAGTTCTTGTCGATGATGTTCAACTGGCGATTAATGGTTTTATTCAGCGTCTTGAAAAATCCGAATTACAGATGAAATAAAAAAACCCGAGGGCGATGACGCCCCCGGGCACTTGCTTTGCGTTCAGGCATTCTCTTTAGTGGCGGATCTCGTCTTCTTTTGCCAGGTCGTCGCGTTTTTCTGACAAGTATCGGTCCATCACTTTGGAAACTCTTTGTTGGGCATCGTCTTTGGCATAACCATAGCGTTTTTGCAAAACACCAGCAATCGCAGTGGCATCGCCTTTAGTTTGCTCCCACTCGTCGTCAGTGATATTGCCCCACATTTTGCGCAAATCACCTTTAATCTCTTTCCATTTACCTTGGATGATATTTTTATCCATAAAATCCTCCTTTTGGATCATTATTCGTACTTAACGAAAATCACAGCTTTTGATGCTTTGTTTTCAATTTTATTGATGGCCGTTGCGTGATCGCTTGGAGCCGCCCCCGTGCCTTGGAATGTGTTTTTTGTTTTGTAGTCTTCAGTTTTAAAGAGCTCAGCTATCGCACCTGGGCGTTTCGCCATGTTGTGACCGTTCACTGATTCAGTTGTGCTCAGATCTTTTTTCATGAAATCTTTGATGGCATCAGCACGTCCCTGAGCAAGATCAACTTCTTGAGAAGTTGCTTTTTGTCCTTCTGTTGGGTACTCACGGTCGGCCCAAGCTAGAACTTCGTACTCGGCAATTTTCCCGTTGTGGGGAGCTTGAGAAGCGAGATTGCGAAGTTTCTCTTTATCAGCTTCATCAAGAGTTTTACCGCCTTTAGCGAAGTCGACAACGACATAGTGTCCGCCACCGGCCTCCGCAGTTGCTTGCGAAGTTTTTGGCAGAGTCGCTTCGGTCGAAGCTTGCTTAGGTTCACTTGAGCAGCCAACAACTAAAAGAACAGCACTCGCAAGTGTTAGAAAAGCGGTTTGTTTTTTGAAATTCATAGATGTCTCCTTCTTTCTTTCTTGAGATGAGCCGAGCATCGATGATGGGAGAATTGCCCGGACGATTTTTGTTTTTGCAATTCGTTTGCCAGCCACAATTAAGCTTCAAATCAAATTAAAAAGCTATCCATCTGATATCCTTTTTTCGTCGAGACAAAATGTCGCGGTTGACGTGGGACATTTTTCCTCGCTATTTAAAAGGAGGACGAAAGGGAGGTATGTGATGAATTCGTCACAACGTTTGCTTTTAATTGAAGATGATTTGGACCTTGCAGAATTATCTATTGCGTTCTTTAAGCAGAAATCGATTGAGGTCACTCATTTTACGGATCCTCTTCAGGCGATGCAAAGTCTTTTAAAAGATGACAAACAATACGGCGCTGTCGTTACAGATTTAGATCTGCCGGGAATTTCTGGAGTAGATCTTAT
Coding sequences:
- a CDS encoding helix-turn-helix transcriptional regulator, which produces MGSLDRKYDVLLTNIAANIKRLRKDKGLSQREMEAFGFDLRNYQRLESGSHSPSLYTLYKLGEAFCVDLHEFFK
- a CDS encoding alpha/beta hydrolase, producing MQFAKLFLLSLVAVSFLGLGGAQARPAEEKTIVLVHGAFADGSSWQKVIPLLKAKGYKVIAVQNPLSSLDDDVKVTKRIVNNQQGPVILVGHSWGGMVISELGSNPKVAALVYVAAFAPAEGDSVASLLASAKVPAPGLTEVVADNEGYLSMSEKGVREHFAPDLTPAEQDIVYAVQGPIFGNAFGTKTSVATWRSVPSWYIIADQDHMIPPDVQNTMSQRVGSKVTHVASSHVPMLSKPDEVAKVILEAADQSGN
- the ftsH gene encoding ATP-dependent zinc metalloprotease FtsH; the encoded protein is MFKYPYSPIFRRSPVPPKKNYAWLLLSFAIVMTFWLQTVWLQSRQMVEIPYSEFQTLLKTKEVDNLNISEQYIRGQFKNPRPDKKTEFYTARVNEDLAKELDDSGVTYLRVVESGFLRDLLSWTIPALIFIGAWIFIGRMMAARGGIGGGLMAVGKSRAKLYVETDVKTTFADVAGVDEAKDELREVVEFLKNPDHYSRLGARMPKGILLVGPPGTGKTLLAKAVAGEARVPFFSISGSEFVELFVGVGAARVRDLFEKAREKAPCIIFIDELDALGKVRATQIMGGGHDEKEQTLNQLLAELDGFDTQSGIILLAATNRPEILDPALLRSGRFDKQVLVDRPDKKGREAILRVHLKNIKYEPNLEVDHIAALTSGFTGADLANLVNEAALVATRRNSAIVDKNDFILAIERIVAGLEKKSRILNPKERKTVAYHEMGHAIVAGALPGCDRPQKVSIIPRGIGALGYTIQRPTEDRYIVTRDELIHKMAVLLGGRGAELLVFNEFSTGAADDLVKVTNIAEALVTKYGMSPTVGMVVYEQQLSPFLESPLQGHEIRHYSEDTAHLIDLEIKNVIEVAKKITEKILQQNRAVLEEGAQQLLEKETLSEADLKNLFKKLVPTEISINALWKPTPPTTPPAEV
- a CDS encoding CsbD family protein; protein product: MDKNIIQGKWKEIKGDLRKMWGNITDDEWEQTKGDATAIAGVLQKRYGYAKDDAQQRVSKVMDRYLSEKRDDLAKEDEIRH
- a CDS encoding DUF1993 domain-containing protein gives rise to the protein MLYELTAPQYAKMLQNLNRLLDKGVQLAETKKFDVDVLLNSRLAPDQFNLIRQIQIATDTAKLSVSRLTGKEAPKHEDNEKTLPELKARIESVIQYLNTFKAADFNGAEERKITQPRWEGKYLLGAEYAQQHALPNFYFHVTTAYSILRHNGVDIGKKDYLGDLPLKA
- a CDS encoding Hpt domain-containing protein — its product is MPTNFHVPYELRMRYLTRKNEELEICRAQLAQHELDAVKTLAHQMRGNAVSFNFPLLEQLGILLEKCIECEDIEGAKVLVDDVQLAINGFIQRLEKSELQMK
- a CDS encoding thioredoxin family protein; protein product: MSHPFFAALECEQLRPDNFDQALEKHAEELVCVFFWGHDCPNCEVAKKMLFQDADIVKQLGLRWFHVNVYEDMDLGTRFGLHGIPAFFFFKQGRKLGKISPFPGMDPFMTALRELRAKHPATP
- a CDS encoding GntR family transcriptional regulator, whose protein sequence is MLVDIGRFNKLTVTKLVDFGVFLDGGEDGEILLPKKFVPENAQVGDVLEVFVCFDSEDRLMATTETPQAQVGEFAYLTVVAATKVGAFLAWGLDKDLFLPFSEQTHNIHPGDQVVVYLYLDNTDRISSSMRVERYLSKEPADFEAGQSVDLMIYNRTDLGFKAIINGTHQGMLYHNEVFQPLKIGQKIRGFIRHIRAEDGKIDLGLQKTGHQGAEDVGPKILELLEKNNGFLALTEKTPPEKIYDLFGVSKKKYKIALGGLYKQRLVSIDEDGLRVGAGKKAPPAPKKK
- a CDS encoding oleate hydratase; the protein is MADRKCYLVGSGIASLASAAYLIREGNLSGENIIIIEEGTMTGGSLDASGDAEKGYVMRGGRMLNFSYLCTYDLLSFIPSLNDQTKTVMDEIHDFNQKIKTNSHCRLVHHGEKIDSTAMGFSYKDRFDILEVMMKSEESLGGRSIEDCFQGAFFETNFWYMWATMFAFQPWHSVVEFKRYLHRFIHEFPRINTLEGVDRTPYNQYDSIVLPLLKWLKREGVHFMMETEVTDLEFTDLGTKKAVSKIFYRRNEDQNHIPIESEDLVFVTNGSMTASSSLGSMKTVPLMKSKREGGDWALWERLAFNRPEFGRPSVFSGRVDESKWVSFTVTSKGHQFFDLMEKFTGNEAGTGGLVTFTDSNWLMSIVLAHQPHFLNQPKDVTVFWGYGLFVDQPGNFVKKKMSECNGEEILTELCSHLNFIEEMPEIIAQANCIPCMMPFITSQFLTRDKGDRPEVVPPGYVNLAFIGQYCEIPEDVVFTVEYSVRSAQTAVFSLLQLECEPVPVYDGARDFHVLFESMKTMFKETEERTREERPPL